The Thermodesulfobacteriota bacterium genome contains the following window.
CGCTCGGACGTAGAAAAAATGGGCATATACCGTGAGCCCGTACCTGTATCATCTCCACATTCAGATTCTACCCAGGCTTATGTCGAGCTGTGGAATGAAATTAAATCACTTTGTTAATTAAAAGTAGATATGCCCAAAGAGATTGAAAGAAAGTTTTTAGTCAACGAACTACCCACGAATCTGCAAAACTATCCTAAGCACGAAATCAACCAGGGCTATATAAGGATTGAAGATGACGGAACTGAAGAGAGGGTCCGTAAAAAAGGTTCAAAGCACATGCATACTATAAAATCGGGCAAGGGTCTAATAAGGCAAGAATCTGAAAGAGTTATAAGCAAAGAAGAGTTTGAGAAGCTTTGGCCCAGCACACTTGGCAAGAGAATTACTAAGACCAGATATGAAATTAATTTTGGTGACGTCATAATTGAGCTAGATATCTACTCTGGTGAT
Protein-coding sequences here:
- a CDS encoding CYTH domain-containing protein, with the protein product MPKEIERKFLVNELPTNLQNYPKHEINQGYIRIEDDGTEERVRKKGSKHMHTIKSGKGLIRQESERVISKEEFEKLWPSTLGKRITKTRYEINFGDVIIELDIYSGDLNALIVAEIEFERENKSLEFKPPSWFGNEITYDERYKNKNLAIYGIPKT